A region from the Acomys russatus chromosome 20, mAcoRus1.1, whole genome shotgun sequence genome encodes:
- the Snx2 gene encoding sorting nexin-2 isoform X2: MTEKTFLQIINSLRAEATEEVSLDSPEREPILSSEPSPAVTPVTPTALIAPRIESKSISAPVIFDRSREEIEEEANGDIFDIEIGVSDPEKVGDGMNAYMAYRVTTKTSLSMFSKSEFSVKRRFSDFLGLHSKLASKYLHVGYIVPPAPEKSIVGMTKVKVGKEDSSSTEFVEKRRAALERYLQRTVKHPTLLQDPDLRQFLESSELPRAVNTQALSGAGLLRMVNKAADAVNKMTIKMNESDAWFEEKQQQFENLDQQLRKLHASVEALVCHRKELSANTAAFAKSAAMLGNSEDHTALSRALSQLAEVEEKIDQLHQEQAFADFYMFSELLSDYIRLIAAVKGVFDHRMKCWQKWEDAQITLLKKRETEAKMMVANKPDKIQQAKNEIREWEAKVQQGERDFEQISKTIRKEVGRFEA; the protein is encoded by the exons ATTATAAACTCCCTGAGGGcag AAGCCACAGAAGAAGTTTCTTTGGACAGTCCAGAAAGAGAGCCTATCCTCTCCTCCGAGCCTTCCCCTGCAGTCACGCCTGTCACTCCCACTGCACTCATCGCTCCTAGAATCGAATCAAAGAGTATTTCTGCTCCGGTGATCTTTGACAGATCCAGGGAAGAG atTGAAGAAGAAGCAAATGGAGATATTTTTGATATAGAAATTGGTGTATCAGATCCGGAAAAAGTTG gtGATGGCATGAATGCTTATATGGCATATAGAGTAACAACAAAG acTTCTCTTTCCATGTTCAGTAAAAGTGAATTTTCAGTCAAAAGAAGATTCAGTGACTTTCTTGGTTTGCATAGCAAATTAGCAAGCAAATATTTACATGTTGGTTACATTGTACCACCAGCTCCAGAGAAGAGTATCGTAG GTATGACCAAGGTCAAAGTAGGTAAAGAAGATTCCTCATCCACTGAGTTTGTAGAGAAACGAAGAGCGGCGTTGGAGAG GTATCTTCAAAGAACAGTAAAGCATCCAACGCTGCTTCAGGATCCGGACTTGCGGCAGTTCTTGGAAAGCTCAGAG CTGCCGAGAGCAGTTAACACCCAGGCTCTGAGTGGAGCAGGACTATTGAGGATGGTGAACAAGGCTGCCGACGCTGTCAACAAAATGACAATCAAGATGAATGAATCGGATGCA tggtttgaagaaaaacaacagcaatttgAGAATCTTGACCAGCAACTTCGGAAACTTCATGCCAGTGTTGAAGCCTTGGTCTGTCATCGAAAAG aacttTCAGCCAACACAGCTGCCTTTGCTAAGAGTGCTGCCATGCTAGGTAATTCTGAGGACCACACTGCTCTTTCTAGAGCTTTATCTCAGCTCGCTGAGGTTGAGGAGAAGATAGACCAGTTACATCAAGAGCAAGCTTTTGCTGACTTTTACATGTTCTCAGAACTTCTTAGTGACTACATTCGTCTCATTGCTGCGGTGAAA GGTGTGTTTGACCATCGGATGAAATGCTGGCAGAAGTGGGAAGATGCTCAAATTACTTTGCTCAAAAAGCGTGAAACTGAGGCAAAAATGATGGTTGCTAATAAACCAGATAAAATTCAACAagctaaaaatgaaataagagag